A genomic segment from Acuticoccus sediminis encodes:
- a CDS encoding TAXI family TRAP transporter solute-binding subunit, protein MKQASDRPRIPASVTSVRVVFWSTLVLTGFAIAAVAWFLVDPAPPARIKIATGIEDGFYDRLGRRFALRLRQERVEVDLVPTAGSAENIDLLRASDVDAAFVQGGVGSPPPRDTHLRSLAALAIEPLWIFSRGVDTLSGLDGREDLRIAIGSGGSGTRQLMMHVLALTGLAGGMATEALDGAAAAAALRDGTVDLAAFVTSPQTLWVHDLLRDPAIRLVEMDYADALTRRLPFASRVDLPARAIDIVDKVPAEDTSILGVATVLLVRESLHPAVKQLMLQISTMLARGDPVLGTRGQFPSADLVEYPLDTEAERYFRYGPTPARRYLPYWAANLFERFWVLMIPIATLLIPILRFGPTTLQWSIRRRIYRWYRDLKDLEGAALDASTETELKTVLDGLHEVERQVSVIRVPLAFRDDLYRLRMHVAFVRAEVTQNLAR, encoded by the coding sequence GTGAAGCAAGCCTCCGACCGGCCGCGCATCCCGGCGTCGGTGACGTCGGTTCGTGTCGTTTTCTGGTCGACTCTCGTGCTGACCGGGTTCGCCATTGCGGCGGTGGCGTGGTTCCTCGTCGATCCCGCCCCGCCGGCCCGGATCAAGATCGCGACCGGCATCGAGGACGGCTTCTACGACCGCCTCGGCCGCCGCTTCGCCCTGCGTCTGCGCCAGGAGCGGGTCGAGGTCGACCTCGTCCCGACCGCCGGATCGGCCGAGAACATCGACCTGCTGCGGGCCTCGGACGTGGACGCGGCGTTCGTGCAGGGCGGTGTCGGCTCGCCGCCGCCGCGCGATACGCATCTGCGCTCCCTCGCCGCGCTCGCGATCGAGCCGCTGTGGATCTTTTCGCGCGGGGTCGACACCCTGTCCGGGCTGGACGGGCGGGAGGACCTGCGCATCGCCATCGGCTCTGGCGGCAGCGGCACGCGCCAGCTCATGATGCACGTCCTCGCCCTGACCGGCCTCGCCGGCGGGATGGCGACGGAGGCACTCGACGGCGCGGCCGCGGCCGCGGCGCTGCGCGACGGGACGGTGGACCTCGCGGCCTTCGTGACCAGCCCGCAGACGCTTTGGGTGCACGACCTCCTGCGCGACCCGGCGATCCGCCTCGTCGAGATGGACTATGCCGACGCGCTGACCCGCCGCCTGCCGTTCGCCTCGCGGGTGGACCTCCCCGCCCGCGCGATCGACATCGTCGACAAGGTGCCGGCGGAGGACACTTCGATCCTCGGCGTCGCCACCGTCCTTCTGGTGCGCGAGAGCCTCCATCCGGCGGTCAAGCAGCTCATGCTGCAGATCTCGACGATGCTCGCCCGCGGCGACCCCGTGCTCGGCACGCGCGGCCAGTTCCCGAGCGCCGACCTGGTGGAATATCCGCTGGACACGGAGGCGGAGCGCTATTTCCGTTACGGGCCGACGCCTGCGCGGCGGTACCTGCCGTACTGGGCCGCCAATCTCTTCGAGCGGTTCTGGGTGCTGATGATCCCGATCGCGACCCTCCTCATCCCGATCCTGCGTTTCGGCCCGACGACGCTGCAGTGGAGCATCCGCCGGCGCATCTACCGGTGGTACCGCGACCTGAAGGACCTCGAGGGGGCCGCCCTCGACGCCTCGACCGAGACGGAGCTGAAGACGGTCCTCGACGGGCTCCACGAGGTCGAGCGGCAGGTGAGCGTCATCCGCGTCCCGCTCGCCTTCCGGGACGACCTCTACCGCCTCAGGATGCACGTCGCCTTCGTGCGGGCGGAGGTGACCCAGAACCTCGCCCGCTGA
- a CDS encoding ABC transporter ATP-binding protein, protein MASVDVRAVRKAFGSHEVIHGVDISISDGEFVVLVGPSGCGKSTLLRMIAGLEQITGGEIAIGDRVVNMVPPKERDIAMVFQNYALYPHMKVYDNMAFSLKLKGAPKSEIEERVGVAADVLGLGALLDRYPRQLSGGQRQRVAMGRAIVRNPQVFLFDEPLSNLDAKLRVAMRTEIKALHQRLRTTSVYVTHDQIEAMTMADRIVVMHDGIVEQIGTPLDLYDNPANTFVAGFIGSPAMNFIEGRVSREGGVPAVVAGGDIRLPTPPNLQAADGHKVIYGVRPEHISLANGSGGGVPAEIDVIEPTGAYTLAFAKMAGAEVCAMFDERHAFQPGQRIDLAPRTELVHVFDAESGRRL, encoded by the coding sequence ATGGCGTCCGTCGACGTACGAGCCGTTCGTAAGGCGTTTGGCTCGCATGAGGTCATCCACGGAGTCGATATCTCGATTTCCGACGGCGAGTTCGTCGTCCTCGTCGGCCCGTCGGGCTGCGGAAAGTCGACCCTGCTGCGGATGATCGCCGGCCTCGAGCAGATTACCGGCGGCGAAATCGCGATCGGCGACCGGGTGGTGAACATGGTCCCGCCGAAGGAGCGGGACATCGCGATGGTGTTCCAGAACTACGCGCTGTACCCGCACATGAAGGTCTACGACAACATGGCCTTCAGCCTGAAGCTGAAGGGCGCGCCGAAGTCGGAGATCGAAGAGCGCGTGGGCGTCGCGGCGGACGTGCTGGGTCTCGGCGCGCTGCTCGACCGCTACCCGCGCCAGCTCTCGGGCGGCCAGCGCCAGCGCGTCGCCATGGGCCGGGCGATCGTGCGCAACCCTCAGGTCTTCCTGTTCGACGAGCCGCTGTCCAACCTCGACGCCAAGCTGCGCGTGGCGATGCGCACCGAGATCAAGGCGCTCCACCAGCGCCTCAGGACCACGTCCGTCTATGTCACGCACGACCAGATCGAGGCGATGACGATGGCCGACCGGATCGTCGTGATGCACGACGGCATCGTCGAGCAGATCGGCACCCCGCTCGACCTCTACGACAACCCGGCCAACACCTTCGTCGCCGGGTTCATCGGTTCTCCCGCCATGAATTTCATCGAAGGCCGCGTATCGCGCGAGGGTGGCGTGCCGGCGGTCGTCGCGGGCGGCGACATCCGCCTGCCGACCCCGCCGAACCTGCAGGCGGCCGACGGTCACAAGGTCATTTACGGCGTGCGCCCCGAGCACATTTCGCTCGCCAACGGGAGCGGCGGCGGTGTCCCCGCGGAGATCGACGTCATCGAGCCCACCGGCGCCTACACGCTCGCCTTCGCCAAGATGGCCGGGGCTGAGGTGTGCGCGATGTTCGACGAGCGGCACGCCTTCCAGCCGGGCCAGCGCATCGACCTCGCCCCGCGCACCGAGCTCGTGCACGTCTTCGACGCCGAGAGCGGGCGCCGGCTTTGA
- a CDS encoding mechanosensitive ion channel family protein, protein MRFMALAFAVVLFIVPAAAQENAPPAAEAAAPAGDAAPETQLPAAITNPDIPDSELKLRLVPLTKQELAEAAAAWLGIVKSKTEAVSEAMIAVAAADGSPTDAQRERVTTLTAERKALFDNYADVIRAWELKGGDPDAVAEYKAYQSAIFIDEVRTSDFKTLLNRALEWLTSADGGVELGLDIIIIVIAIAALLVVAQMVRRTAGRAIGRVPNLSKLLQAFLLVVVYWATIAIGLMVVLSALGVDISPLFAVVGGASFILAFALQDTLGNLAAGLMIMINRPFDEGDYVDIGGTAGTVQKMNIVSTTVTTPDNQIILVPNGKVWGNIITNVTGSTTRRVDFVFGISYSDSVEKAQALLETIVAEHPLILSEPAPVVRVNALNESSVDFIVRPWTRGEDYWTVYWDITRAVKERFDEAGISIPFPQRDIHVHQASASNSLAAE, encoded by the coding sequence ATGCGCTTCATGGCCCTTGCGTTCGCCGTTGTCCTGTTCATCGTTCCCGCCGCCGCCCAGGAGAACGCGCCCCCGGCCGCCGAGGCGGCCGCGCCCGCAGGCGACGCCGCGCCGGAGACGCAGCTCCCCGCCGCCATCACCAACCCCGACATCCCGGACAGCGAGCTGAAGCTCCGACTCGTTCCATTGACCAAGCAGGAGCTCGCGGAAGCCGCCGCCGCCTGGCTCGGCATCGTGAAGAGCAAGACCGAGGCGGTCTCGGAGGCGATGATCGCCGTCGCCGCCGCCGACGGCAGCCCCACCGATGCCCAGCGCGAGCGGGTCACGACGCTGACCGCCGAGCGCAAGGCCCTCTTCGACAACTACGCCGACGTGATCCGCGCGTGGGAGCTGAAGGGCGGCGATCCGGATGCGGTCGCCGAGTACAAGGCATATCAGAGCGCGATCTTCATCGACGAGGTGCGCACGTCCGACTTCAAGACCCTCCTCAACCGCGCGCTGGAGTGGCTGACCTCGGCGGACGGCGGTGTCGAGCTCGGCCTCGACATCATCATCATCGTCATCGCGATCGCCGCGCTCCTCGTCGTGGCGCAGATGGTGCGCCGCACCGCGGGCCGGGCGATCGGGCGCGTGCCGAACCTGTCCAAGCTGCTACAGGCCTTCCTGCTGGTGGTGGTCTACTGGGCGACGATCGCCATCGGCCTGATGGTGGTGCTTTCCGCACTCGGGGTCGACATCTCGCCGCTCTTCGCCGTCGTCGGCGGCGCCTCCTTCATCCTCGCCTTCGCGCTGCAGGACACGCTCGGCAACCTCGCCGCGGGGCTGATGATCATGATCAACCGCCCGTTCGACGAGGGCGACTACGTCGACATCGGCGGCACCGCGGGCACCGTGCAGAAGATGAACATCGTCTCCACCACGGTCACGACGCCCGACAACCAGATCATCCTGGTCCCGAACGGGAAGGTGTGGGGCAACATCATCACCAACGTCACCGGCAGCACGACGCGGCGCGTCGACTTCGTGTTCGGCATCTCCTACTCGGACAGCGTGGAGAAAGCGCAGGCGTTGCTGGAGACGATCGTCGCCGAGCACCCGCTCATCCTTTCCGAGCCCGCCCCCGTGGTCCGGGTGAACGCGCTCAACGAATCCTCGGTCGACTTCATCGTCCGGCCCTGGACGCGGGGCGAGGACTACTGGACTGTCTACTGGGACATCACCCGCGCCGTGAAGGAACGCTTCGACGAGGCGGGGATCTCGATCCCCTTCCCGCAGCGGGACATCCACGTCCACCAGGCGAGCGCCTCCAACAGCCTCGCCGCGGAATAG
- a CDS encoding ABC transporter substrate-binding protein, which produces MSFTRRRFLQTSSAVAAGAASSQLLGIRQPFAQDTMNFKPEDGAELRLLRWSKFVQGDETLWMENTKKFTEATGVPVRVDNESWEDVRPKAAVAANVGSGPDIILGWFDDPHQYPDKLVPLTDLAEYLGNKYGGWYDAAQRYGKKGDEWIGLPLGASGARVVYRQKWVQEAGFETFPTDTQGFLDVAKKLKENGHPMGMALGHGVGDANGWLHTILWGFGGKMVDEENAVVLDSPETVAALEYVKELYQYFIPGTLSWLDPNNNKVFLAGELGATINGISIWYAAKNSDDPALQEMAKDIYHAQMPVGPVGKPTELHLFTQAMVFGYTKYPNAAKEYLRFMWEKEQYEPWQLAANGYISHPLAAYAENSVWTEIPKSEPYRDCVKNMLWNGYSGELGPASAATMADYIIVDMFAQAASGERSPKDAAKYAARRAERSYR; this is translated from the coding sequence ATGAGCTTTACGAGACGCCGCTTCCTGCAGACGTCCTCCGCCGTGGCCGCGGGGGCGGCCAGCAGCCAGCTTCTCGGCATCCGGCAACCCTTCGCCCAGGACACGATGAACTTCAAGCCGGAGGACGGCGCGGAGCTGCGGCTCCTCAGGTGGTCGAAGTTCGTCCAGGGCGACGAGACCCTCTGGATGGAGAACACGAAGAAGTTCACCGAGGCGACGGGCGTGCCGGTCCGCGTCGACAACGAGTCGTGGGAGGACGTGCGCCCGAAGGCCGCCGTCGCCGCGAACGTCGGCTCGGGACCCGACATCATCCTCGGCTGGTTCGACGACCCGCACCAGTACCCGGACAAGCTCGTCCCGCTGACCGACCTCGCCGAGTACCTCGGCAACAAGTACGGCGGCTGGTACGACGCCGCGCAGCGCTACGGCAAGAAGGGTGACGAGTGGATCGGCCTGCCGCTGGGCGCCTCCGGCGCGCGCGTCGTCTACCGCCAGAAGTGGGTGCAGGAGGCCGGCTTCGAGACCTTCCCGACCGACACCCAGGGCTTCCTCGACGTCGCGAAGAAGCTCAAGGAGAACGGCCATCCGATGGGCATGGCGCTCGGCCACGGCGTCGGCGACGCCAACGGCTGGCTGCACACCATCCTGTGGGGCTTCGGCGGCAAGATGGTCGACGAGGAGAACGCCGTCGTCCTCGACAGCCCCGAGACCGTCGCGGCGCTGGAGTACGTGAAGGAGCTCTACCAGTACTTCATCCCCGGCACGCTCTCCTGGCTCGATCCGAACAATAACAAGGTGTTCCTCGCCGGCGAGCTCGGCGCCACCATCAACGGCATCTCGATCTGGTATGCCGCGAAGAATTCGGACGACCCGGCGCTGCAGGAGATGGCCAAGGACATCTACCACGCGCAGATGCCCGTCGGCCCCGTCGGCAAGCCGACCGAGCTGCACCTGTTCACCCAGGCGATGGTGTTCGGCTACACGAAGTACCCCAATGCGGCGAAAGAGTACCTCCGCTTCATGTGGGAGAAGGAGCAGTACGAGCCCTGGCAGCTCGCGGCCAACGGCTACATCTCGCACCCGCTCGCGGCCTACGCCGAGAACTCGGTCTGGACCGAGATCCCGAAGTCCGAGCCGTACCGCGACTGCGTCAAGAACATGCTCTGGAACGGCTATTCCGGCGAGCTCGGCCCCGCGTCCGCCGCGACGATGGCCGACTACATCATCGTCGACATGTTCGCGCAGGCCGCCTCCGGCGAGCGCTCCCCGAAGGACGCGGCCAAGTACGCCGCGCGCCGCGCCGAGCGCTCGTACCGCTGA
- a CDS encoding carbohydrate ABC transporter permease, whose protein sequence is MAVSEEEKLTETSARFWKWGRQNPKDEPEGASTDYLVSLPRRVVTVYIPMVIFLFVLLFPFYWMAITTFKSNEELYNYTDYSPFWVAHPTFANIHKLFFETSYPVWLWNTMLVSVVATFISLFCAVCAAYAIERLRFQGSRLVGMGIFLAYLVPPSILFIPLAVIVFQYGLFDSPLALILTYPTFLIPFCTWLLMGYFRSIPYELEECALIDGASRLQILVKILLPLAVPGLISAGIFAFTLSWNEFIYALTFISSSENKTVPVGVITELVEGDVYHWGSLMAGALMGSLPVAILYSFFVEHYVASMTGAVKE, encoded by the coding sequence ATGGCTGTCAGCGAAGAGGAAAAGCTCACCGAGACGTCCGCCCGCTTCTGGAAGTGGGGCCGGCAGAACCCGAAGGACGAGCCCGAGGGCGCGAGCACGGACTACCTCGTGTCGCTGCCGCGGCGGGTGGTGACCGTCTACATCCCGATGGTCATCTTCCTGTTCGTGCTGCTCTTCCCGTTCTACTGGATGGCGATCACGACGTTCAAATCGAACGAGGAGCTCTACAACTACACCGACTACAGTCCGTTCTGGGTGGCTCACCCGACCTTCGCCAACATCCACAAGCTGTTCTTCGAGACGAGCTATCCGGTCTGGCTCTGGAACACGATGCTGGTGTCGGTCGTCGCGACGTTCATCTCGCTGTTCTGCGCGGTGTGCGCGGCCTACGCGATCGAGCGGCTGCGCTTCCAGGGCTCGCGCCTCGTCGGCATGGGGATCTTCCTCGCCTACCTGGTGCCGCCGTCGATCCTCTTCATCCCGCTGGCCGTCATCGTCTTCCAGTACGGGCTGTTCGATTCGCCGTTGGCCCTGATCCTCACCTACCCGACGTTCCTCATCCCGTTCTGCACCTGGCTCCTGATGGGCTACTTCCGCTCCATCCCCTACGAACTCGAGGAATGCGCCCTCATCGACGGGGCCTCGCGGCTGCAGATCCTCGTCAAGATCCTGCTGCCGCTCGCGGTGCCGGGGCTCATCTCGGCCGGCATCTTCGCCTTCACGCTGTCGTGGAACGAGTTCATCTACGCGCTCACGTTCATCTCCTCGTCGGAGAACAAGACCGTGCCGGTGGGCGTGATCACGGAGCTCGTCGAGGGAGACGTCTACCACTGGGGCTCGCTGATGGCGGGCGCCCTGATGGGCTCGCTCCCCGTCGCGATCCTCTACTCGTTCTTCGTCGAGCACTACGTCGCGTCGATGACCGGGGCCGTGAAGGAGTAG
- a CDS encoding carbohydrate ABC transporter permease — MAVDVQQPSARAAAHAPSRISRIGQSKGFLSFWFMLPAAALLLLFLAYPLALGVWLGFTDARIGQAGTFIGLENYEWLMEDPVFWLAVFNTFLYTVVASIIKFGLGLWLALLLNHHLPFKALLRAIVLLPWIVPTVLSAIAFWWIYDAQFSIISWSLVKLGLIDHYIDFLGDPANARASVIAANIWRGIPFVAITLLAGLQTIPQSLYEAALIDGASPWQRFRYVTFPMLTPIIAVVMTFSVLFTFTDFQLIYVLTRGGPLNATHLMATLSFQRAIPGGYLGEGAAIAVSMIPFLLGAILFSYFGLQRRRWQQGGGD; from the coding sequence ATGGCCGTAGACGTTCAACAGCCCAGCGCACGGGCCGCCGCGCATGCGCCGAGCAGGATCTCGCGCATCGGGCAGAGCAAGGGCTTCCTCAGCTTCTGGTTCATGCTGCCCGCGGCGGCGCTGCTGCTGCTGTTCCTCGCCTATCCGCTGGCGCTCGGCGTCTGGCTCGGCTTCACCGACGCGCGCATCGGCCAGGCGGGCACCTTCATCGGCCTCGAGAACTACGAATGGCTGATGGAAGACCCGGTCTTCTGGCTCGCGGTATTCAACACGTTCCTCTACACGGTGGTCGCGAGCATCATCAAATTCGGCCTCGGCCTCTGGCTGGCGCTGCTCCTCAACCACCACCTGCCGTTCAAGGCGCTGCTGCGCGCCATCGTCCTGCTGCCGTGGATCGTGCCGACGGTTCTGTCGGCCATCGCCTTCTGGTGGATCTACGACGCGCAGTTCTCGATCATCTCGTGGTCGCTGGTGAAGCTCGGCCTCATCGACCACTACATCGACTTCCTGGGCGACCCGGCCAACGCGCGCGCCTCGGTGATCGCGGCCAACATCTGGCGCGGCATCCCGTTCGTGGCGATCACGCTGCTCGCCGGCCTGCAGACGATCCCGCAGTCGCTCTACGAGGCGGCGCTGATCGACGGCGCGTCGCCCTGGCAGCGCTTCCGCTACGTCACCTTCCCGATGCTGACGCCGATCATCGCGGTGGTGATGACCTTCTCGGTGCTCTTCACGTTCACCGACTTCCAGCTGATCTACGTGCTGACCCGCGGCGGCCCGCTGAACGCGACGCACCTCATGGCGACGCTGTCCTTCCAGCGCGCGATTCCCGGCGGCTACCTCGGCGAGGGCGCGGCGATCGCGGTGTCGATGATCCCGTTCCTCCTGGGCGCGATCCTCTTCAGCTACTTCGGACTGCAACGCCGGCGCTGGCAGCAGGGCGGCGGGGACTAA
- a CDS encoding PLP-dependent aminotransferase family protein, protein MIDWTPDLGTSSRPRYISIAEAIERDVRAGTLSPGDRLPPQRKLAQRLGIDFTTVSRAYAEAQARGLVDSHVGRGTFVTAGAPGRGSAAGDAAGPVPAGIPLNGANGTAAPPPAAPVPGAPDPARVVATDLSMNMPPEPADPALLSRMQEGLSAVSANLVHLLRYQSATGSEKDRIAASTWLSLRGMVPRLERIAVTPGAHPTMTAILSILTRPGDTVLCERITYPGFRSIAGRMGLNLVGLEMDGDGILPDALERAIARVRPKALYLNPTLQNPTTITMPVERRLAVSEVLNHHGLPLIEDDAYGFIPPKAPAPLAVSAPDLTWHIGGLAKCIGAGLRLAYTVAPSGRDAFALGQAVRSFAVMPSPLSMALATQWIEDGTADHIRRFIRSESAARQRIAAEALDGFEFRAADNAFNIWLSLPEGVGRSDIMARMAGREIGIMPSDAFTVDGPPDERLRVCLGGSITREALHTGLYHLADAMVPAPYMG, encoded by the coding sequence ATGATCGACTGGACCCCTGACCTCGGGACGAGCAGCCGCCCGCGCTACATCTCCATCGCCGAGGCGATCGAGCGGGACGTGCGCGCCGGCACCCTGTCCCCGGGGGACCGCCTGCCGCCGCAGCGCAAGCTGGCCCAGCGCCTCGGGATCGACTTCACGACGGTCTCCCGCGCCTATGCCGAGGCGCAGGCCCGGGGCCTCGTCGACAGCCACGTCGGCCGCGGCACGTTCGTGACGGCCGGCGCGCCCGGGCGCGGCAGTGCCGCCGGCGACGCGGCCGGCCCGGTCCCGGCCGGCATCCCGCTCAACGGCGCGAACGGCACAGCGGCCCCGCCGCCGGCGGCCCCCGTCCCCGGCGCGCCGGATCCCGCGCGCGTCGTCGCCACCGACCTCTCGATGAACATGCCGCCGGAGCCGGCCGACCCGGCGCTCCTGTCCCGCATGCAGGAGGGGCTGAGCGCAGTGTCGGCGAACCTCGTCCACCTGCTGCGGTACCAGTCCGCCACCGGTTCGGAGAAGGACCGCATCGCCGCGTCCACGTGGCTGTCGCTCCGCGGCATGGTCCCGCGGCTGGAGCGCATCGCGGTGACGCCCGGCGCGCACCCGACCATGACGGCGATCCTGTCGATCCTCACCCGCCCGGGCGACACGGTGCTGTGCGAGCGGATCACCTATCCCGGGTTCCGCAGCATCGCCGGACGCATGGGCCTCAACCTCGTCGGACTGGAGATGGACGGGGACGGCATCCTCCCCGACGCGCTGGAGAGGGCGATCGCGAGGGTTCGCCCGAAGGCGCTCTACCTGAACCCGACGCTGCAGAACCCGACCACGATCACGATGCCGGTCGAGCGGCGCCTTGCGGTATCTGAGGTCCTCAACCATCACGGCCTGCCGCTGATCGAGGACGACGCCTACGGCTTCATCCCGCCCAAGGCGCCCGCCCCGCTCGCGGTCTCGGCGCCGGACCTCACGTGGCACATCGGCGGGCTCGCCAAGTGCATCGGGGCGGGCCTGCGCCTCGCCTACACGGTGGCGCCGTCGGGCCGCGACGCGTTCGCGCTGGGCCAGGCCGTGCGGTCGTTCGCGGTGATGCCCTCCCCGCTGTCGATGGCGCTGGCGACGCAGTGGATCGAGGACGGGACGGCCGACCACATCCGCCGCTTCATCCGCTCGGAGTCGGCCGCGCGGCAGCGCATCGCCGCGGAGGCGCTCGACGGGTTCGAGTTCCGCGCGGCGGACAATGCCTTCAACATCTGGCTGAGCCTGCCGGAGGGGGTAGGCCGGTCCGACATCATGGCGCGGATGGCCGGCCGCGAGATCGGCATCATGCCGTCCGACGCCTTCACGGTGGACGGCCCGCCCGACGAGCGGCTGCGCGTCTGCCTCGGCGGCTCCATCACCCGCGAGGCCCTGCACACCGGCCTCTACCACCTCGCCGACGCGATGGTCCCCGCCCCCTACATGGGATGA
- a CDS encoding NAD(P)/FAD-dependent oxidoreductase → MQVMVCGAGAIGASIAYYLASAGADVTVVERAGVACAASGKSGGFLALDWCDGQPVERLARRSFALHEQLAGSLGADWCYRRMTTYAGYEATGDQTGPVDWVGRVAITQKLGGPRTTAQVHPARYTGALMDAAVARGARLLAGAVEGVETGPDSAVTGLVVDGAVHPAEAVVVAMGPWSILAARWLPLPAVYGMKGHSLVYRTGDRLPAEALFLECKDAAGTATPEVFPRSDGTTYVCAISSQTPLPVDPAAVGPDEGAFARLEAMCARLSPVLADSPVVARGACFRPVTADGWPVIGPVPGVPGAFVATGHSVWGILNAPATGEAMAELIETGSTRHVDIAAFAPARLPRLDPALLAVS, encoded by the coding sequence ATGCAGGTCATGGTGTGCGGGGCGGGAGCCATCGGGGCGTCGATCGCGTACTACCTCGCCAGCGCGGGGGCGGACGTGACCGTCGTGGAGCGGGCCGGCGTCGCGTGCGCGGCGTCGGGCAAGTCCGGCGGCTTCCTCGCCCTCGACTGGTGCGACGGGCAGCCGGTGGAGCGCCTCGCGCGGCGCAGCTTCGCCCTGCATGAGCAACTCGCCGGCAGCCTCGGCGCCGACTGGTGCTACCGCCGCATGACCACCTACGCCGGCTACGAGGCGACGGGCGACCAGACCGGTCCGGTCGACTGGGTCGGCCGGGTCGCGATCACCCAGAAGCTCGGCGGACCCCGCACCACCGCGCAGGTCCACCCCGCCCGCTACACCGGGGCGCTGATGGACGCCGCAGTCGCGCGGGGCGCGAGGCTCCTCGCCGGCGCGGTGGAGGGCGTCGAGACGGGGCCAGACAGTGCCGTGACGGGCCTCGTCGTCGACGGCGCGGTCCACCCGGCCGAGGCCGTGGTGGTGGCGATGGGGCCGTGGTCGATCCTGGCGGCGCGGTGGCTGCCGCTGCCGGCGGTCTACGGGATGAAGGGGCACAGCCTCGTCTACCGCACCGGCGACCGCCTCCCGGCCGAGGCGCTATTCCTCGAATGCAAGGATGCGGCGGGCACGGCGACGCCGGAGGTCTTTCCCCGCAGTGACGGCACGACCTACGTCTGCGCCATCTCAAGCCAGACGCCGCTGCCGGTCGACCCTGCCGCGGTCGGTCCGGACGAGGGGGCCTTCGCGCGGCTGGAGGCGATGTGCGCGCGTCTCTCCCCCGTCCTCGCCGACAGCCCCGTCGTCGCCCGGGGCGCCTGCTTCCGTCCGGTTACGGCCGACGGCTGGCCCGTCATCGGCCCGGTGCCGGGTGTCCCCGGCGCCTTCGTCGCCACCGGGCACAGCGTCTGGGGCATCCTCAACGCCCCGGCGACGGGCGAGGCGATGGCGGAGCTGATCGAGACCGGGTCCACCCGCCACGTCGACATCGCGGCCTTCGCGCCCGCGCGCCTGCCGCGCCTCGACCCCGCGCTGCTGGCGGTGAGCTGA